The following nucleotide sequence is from Sander vitreus isolate 19-12246 chromosome 3, sanVit1, whole genome shotgun sequence.
GCTTTAGCACACCATTGGTGGTGCATTGATGGTGTGTAAAAGTTGCCAGCCAAGATGAAAGAAATTTGCAAGTATCCAGTGACAAAAAGGAGATTTggattgtgatttttttattccattttagtttcctgttttgtcGTGTCATCTGGAAGAGGATTTGTTATGGCAACAGAAAAAGCCTCTTAGAACATCTGTGTCTTTCAGAGATTAGTCTGaatatgttataatgttggCTTAAGAGGCGATTATCAAAGGTCTTTTATTGTGGCGCTAAATGTCTGTTGGCGTTTAGGGATAGGGAAATGGGAGGATGATACAGATtaataaaaagcagaaaaagagaACATGTAGACAGATGGTGTCTCATGTAAAAAATGCAGCCCTTGCCTGCATCAAAAAAATGATCAGGATCACAAATGTCATGCTCCAATTGACTCAATAAACACCTGACATTCCACATTATAACTGATACACATTCAAATGCCAACATTCTGAAATGAAGCGCTGCCCATATATTTGAATAACAATGGAAGGTGCTGCTATGGGCATTTAGGGCTAATCATACCTAACAGAGAAATGAAAGTTATTGTTTGGGTGGAGGAAAGAAAGGGTGTTTCTATTCTTCAACATGTTCAGACTTTGTTTTCCGAAAGCTGAGCTAAAAACACTCAGAAACATTATACTATGGAGAGATCACACATCTGTGACTGGCATCTCCTCATAAGCACTCTTGATTGGATAGAAGAGGAAAATGCACCACCTAGTGGTAAACACTATATGTATCACACTATTGTAATCATTTCATCCACAGTATCACCCACATTAAAGTAATCTTTCAGTTTTTACTCTGTTCAAAGGAGGATCACATGCATTTATGGCATTTTAGTGCCCTCTATTGTAAATATTAACTATGGGCTACAATTAAACTGAATTATGTGTAACAAGCTCAGACTATAACCACACATTTTTATGATATGTCCTCATGGTTTAACCTAGCCCAGAACACACTGTAGGCTACTTCTCTAGATCTTATACAGGAAATGTCACACTGCTGCTTGAAATAAACAGTTTCCTGTTCATCACACACGCTTAGTTTGGGTTATGCACATAAAAAGAGGAAAAGCCCTAGCATCACTTTGCTTTAAATCCCAACATGATGTGATAAAAGGGTCACTTAAGTTGAGAGAGTTGGTTCAATAGAAGCACTTTTCAATTCAGAGCCACTTGCCCTTTATCTCCGTCATTGAAGCTTTCATCTCTCTTCTCTATCTCTTCCAGCGGTATTGAAGCCTCAGTGGGGAAATACTTTGACATCAGGTTGTCTTTTCTTGGGCTGCCTTCTCCACCTAGACCATTGGTGTCCATGCTGCAATCAAATGTCTTCTCATTTTTAACCAGGTCTTTCAGGTCTGGAGAAGACAACAAGAGCAGAATATTAAGAAAAACTAGCCCCCCAAAAACTGTAAGGTAATTTGCAGATGGGCTTCTTTTTTGCAGCTTACAGGAACCACAATAATAACTTGACATATTTAGGAGAGAAAAAGGCTGAGAGCATGCTCAAATTATGCTTATAAACCTGGCCCAAAGAACATAATCTTTTCCATTACTCACACTTGAGAACAGTCTTGTTGACGAGAGCATAACCTTGGTCAGGATTTCTGCTCAGGTCAATGTAGAAGTAGAACCTCAGTTCCTGAGGATACTGAGAGTGGGACAGGTTCTGAACCAGGGGAATAATACGATTGGACATAGGTCCCTCTGCCAGAGCCTGATGCATCATATACTTGCACCAATCATCCTGCAGGAAGTGAGGAGTGATAAGGAGAGCCCTTAAGTGGCTGTTTTGCACAGCCTGGCATAACTCTGTGGACATTGCACCTCCTGGACAGGTGTCCCTCTGCCATAGAAAGCACCTTAGACTACAAGGCGACGCCTCCAGAAAAGAGACCAGGTGTACAGCCTCTTCAATGTCACTGTCCACGGAGCTGTGGCACACAAGCACGTCATACTTTCGGCTCCATCTGAGCAGTGAGCTCAGAGCAGACTGTGGCTGTTGTGGTTTTGAAGGGAATGTCTcaagtgatgatgatgatgaagatgacaaAGAAGCACATGACGATGTAGATGAAGGTGAAGTTGTTACGCTGTCGACAGAAGACACTGACTTTTTTGCTTCTTGTTCACGTCGCGCTGATACAGATGCTCTTGATTTCAAGACTTTCTGGATCCAGCCTGAAACGAGAAAGACAAACTATTTCTGTTACACATGTTGATAATGCTCAATCCTTCCTAGTCCACTTATAAGTCATAAAGGCTAAGTAAGCATGGAGGTTAATACATATAGCACAGTTACAGATAACATACAACAATGGTGTTCAAAAGGATAAAGATAACTTTATCTTTATCCGTTTGAACACcattgttgtattttatcttattttacaTCAGAAATGAAAAGACTCACCATGCATGTCATCATTTTTCGTTTTGTTTGTTCAACGCCTCGCCAAAATCCTTTCAGAAAAAATGTTCAATGATCTCATCTGTTCAAAAGGATATTCTCTTCCCCATACACACATTGCCTATGGTAGCTGAACAAATAACTGCAGCAACAGAATGTAACAAAGACAAAGTGAAAACTTGAGTGATTGCTACTGACATCCCCAGAAAAAAAAACGGAAGTTGGTAACTGCTGAAAGAGATACCTCAACATGTTCAGTCAAGTTTCAAATGCAAAGTGTCATAAATATACTTCACCGAGCAGATAGTTAACCCTTTGTTAGAACCATGCATATGGACAAAAAAAGCTGATTTTTAACAATAAGAACATTTCCTAGGCTACTTCCCCAGGGTATTTTATAAGACTACTTTCTGatctgaatgtttgttttttttttaggaagaaaTAAGAGGAAGGACAACATGAACCATTGTTCTCCACACTTACAAACCCAACCATGCACTAATATGCTAATGTCAAATCACCAAGCCCATAAATAAGACTGTCCCAACTTATTGTGTGTTTTACAcacaatgtaggctacatattccatgcaatgtatatgtgtgttttatatgacttttttttcgtttctttttttttaagattatttttttaagcatttgtaggcctttatttaacaggacagctgaagacataaaaGGGGAGCGAGAGGAATGACacgcagggctggactgggacaaaaaatcggccctggcatttttggcccCACCatgattggtcagacacattccctgcagacagtcctcttaaaatatgCGTGCATTCTATGATATGAGTTGCCTAGTGTTCTGCGTTCATGTAATAgttttggatccttcaagaggggtctcaagacttatctgttgatcttacacttaaataattcattatttatggtatttgtttaattctttttttattattgatatttgatattgtattattattattattattattattattattattattattattactattttgcttaatattggcttagcaacttttaaaaacagttttctgttaattttaactattgtaagattcatattttgtcgctttggacaagtgtctgctaaatacaatgaccataaccataacccttcccaaaagctacaataaagctgagAGTAGTATATGCCCTGGAAAACAGCACCAATACAAGAGAAGCTAATTAAGCAATTCAAGGAACACTGATGCTTGTATCAACACTGATTTTATAGATCACACAGACTTTCAGCTACCCAACAGGCCAACCGCTAGCATTTTCAATGTAAGCTTAAACATAGGTTACCTGACAGCCACTAACTTTAATGTTACagccaaactgcttgttgtcgtTATGACGTGAGGCGCGCAtaacgcgcgcacacacacacacacacacacacacacacacacacacacacacacacacacacacacacacaggtttgtggcactatctttgtggggacccgtcattgacctaatgcattccctagccccttaccctaaccttaaccatcacaactaaatgcctaaccttaacccttaccctcaccctaaccataacctaattctatccctaatcctaaaaccaagtcttaaccctccaGCATTTTGGTCCCACGAATATAGTTTAACAAGCCCCCCCCATTCATTTCTATTGCGCAGATAAGGATACAAACATAACTTAAGACATTCGAAAGTATAAAACAATTAAGATTCGTCAAACGACACAGCAGTGGTGGGGCTGATTTTCCACGGCGACGAGACTGCCTATAGGGAGGAGTACGAGGAGGTGAACGCTCTGAACAGCGGTGCCAGGGCGGCCTCTCCCTGAATGTCTCCAAGACCAAGGAGGTTATTGTAGACTACAGGGAAAGGACACCCTCCAGTCGACAGCAACAACACAGTGGTGGAGATAGTTGACACATTCCACCTGACCTGACATGGGCCAACCACACTACaactgtcattaaaaaaaaagctgcaggaGGTACAGGACCCCCCAAACATGCACCAGCAGACTGAGGAACAGCTTTCTCCTCATGTCATAAGACtgcttaataaataaataacagacacacacacacgcacacgcacacacacacaaagtgcaaCCCAACCTCTGCAATACCCACCGTCTTGACTATATTTCAACCCCCTGTGCAATATTGATTGTATGTGCAATAGTCACTGTTTTGTAAATAGGCCTTGAATGTactattttgtctttttatatttactgtttttcctTCATTGTCTCTTATATTTGTGattgacatattttattatattgtaaTATGTCCCTTACATTTTCTTCTTACTGTTTTTCTTCAATGGAGCCTTAAtgagctttttaaatgtttgtactTCTAACAGTGTGACAATAAatatcttgaatcttgaaacGTTCATCATACGCACAGCTGGACATTTCCTGCCTTTATAAATAATATGTAAGTTATAACTTACATATTATTTATAAAGGCAGGAAAGATAAGCTTAATTTATCTCATGCAGGGAAAATTAAGGGGAAAGTATGAAGGCAAGCTGGTAAAATCTAAATCTGTATCTAGAAAAGCTTGTCCCCGAAGGCACATGTTCAAACTGTGTAGCCACTTCTCACTTTGAGTTAAAAATGTGATATCCTGTATGAACATGTGGTCCCTGCACAGCCAAGTGTTCAGTTACCAACTAATGTTGAATCAGAATTGCTGGGACATTTTTACATCATGAAAAGTCAGTGCAGGTTTATTGTGTTGAACCAGTTTGTGGCAGAGTCCTGCTTTAATTTTCAAATTTTCTTTCAAGATCAGgtggaatataaaaaaatgacaaaaaaaatggtcCTGTCTCTAAAGATAtgtacaaagaaaagaaaggagaagaaaatgatttatttcacactgttaaaatattttattaaaaatatgtcCTGCGTTGAAAATTGTAAAAAGTGTGTAAgtgacacacaaaatgcaaagtaaaagtaggcttctcaatgcagaaaaaaatggCCACTGTGATTGTTATACTGTGGAGTATGTACTgtttatgtattgtattttaatctTCTTTACATATGCTACTGTTGCGTGATCTATGTATCAAATTGTATAAATTGATCATATTTTTCATGTTAAATatgaatttgtaaagtaacgACTAGCCTCAGTAGTGGCTAAAAGAAATATAGTGGAaaatagcagaaaatggaaatactggCATAATGTAAAAGTAATCAAATTTGTACTTCAAGTATAGTAATTgagtcaatgtattttttttaacattaactcAGTACACTGgttcaatattattattaaaaggagaatatgttaaaaaaaaaaaaaaaagcttcgcTTTGAAATCGCGCATGCGCGAAattcaggaagaaaaaaaaaaaaaaaaaccggaAGAGCGCGTCACTTCCCTGTTCTGCATCTGACGTGTCTAAAACAGTTTTGCATTGGTGGTGGATATTACTCGTTGGGGATTTATTATCTATTGGGCTCATATCTGGTAAGATTAAATAGTTTGAAGAGTAGGCACTAGCACTTTAAAGGTTTACAGACCCATTCATGCATCGCAAGGCTTCTGtttcacctttttttccccccgtgtATGTCTCTTTACTCTAGATACGTGGTGGCAAGATGCTAGATTTTTTCACCATCTTCAGCAAAGGAGGGATAGTGCTGTGGTGTTTTCAGGGAGCCGGGGTCACTGAATCCTTCACCGGGCCTGTCAACGCTTTGATCCGCTCCGTAATCCTTCAGGTGGGATATAGTGACAGGTCAAAATCCTGTGACAGATGTCTGTGTTGTCTTAAAATCGTTATGGCTtggacagctaacgttaatgctaacgctaaagtAATAGGTAGCAAAGCTTAGCTTACTGCGTAACGTAAGTGTAATAAACAAGCGACGTTTGAGGTGTGAGTAGCATAAAAATACCAATATTGCGAATTGTAGGCAAAATGTTGCTATAGATTGTGAtgcaatgacttatttcacatTGTTAGGAAGACACAGACAttagctgtaacgttagcaaCAACGGCGTGTGTGTTTAGCTCCTGTTGAcatgtcagaatcagaatcatagTTCTTAACTAAGTAAGTTTTCACttgcaaggaatttgccttggtgtatTTGATGTATACAATAAATATGTTAAAAAGGCAAAGAACATAGTCAAGTATTTATATTCACTACAGTCAAGAATATATATACTAAATATATATCAACGACCAATGATGTTTGTGATGTTACAGGAGCGAAGTGGGAACAATTCATATACTCATGAGGCCTTGAGTCTGAAATACAAGCTCGACAATGAGTTTGAGTTGATTTTTGTGGTAAGTCTCTCAGCTGCACACTAAATTAATTCAACACCATTGAGGTGTGCAAATCTGCAACTATTATACATATAAGCTATTCATGTTGTTTTGGGTTTTACATGTTGATGATAACTCTTCTCCTTTCCTTGTCTCTGGCCAGGTGGGTTTTCAAAAGATCCTGACGCTGACGTATGTGGACAAGTTCATAGATGACATTCAGCTTCATTTTAGGGATCGTTATAAGAATGAGCTGGAGCAAAAGGGGGCTTTGAAGCTAATCCAAAACAACTTTGAATTTGATGAtgactttaagatgcttctcaGGTAAAGTCAGTTACACAGTTAACAGGTGATTTTCAACGCAAGTGATGTCATAAAGTATACCCcatattagaaaaataaataaaaaccagaCTGATGTTTGCTATGAGAATCAAAACAACATTTAGAGATGCTTCATTAACCAACATCTTTTCTTGTCCTGCCCATTCTGACACACATCAAATGTTTACCACAAGAGAGGCGGAGGAGAGCAGCAAAGCTCGCAGCCACGCCACCATGCGGACCTTTAAGGAGTCTGAGAAATCTCAAAAAACTGTGAAGTCAATGATTGAGACCAAGGGTGGGGAAAAAGTTAAGGAACCTGGTggaaagaagaataaaaataccaaaaagGAGGGTAAGTGATGTTGGAGCTGGTtgttttaaaagtgtgtgtgtgtgagtgtgagtgagtgagagacaaGATTTTAATCTTGATCCTGACTTGATTTGATATTCCAATTGTTGCCAGCTCCTGCAGCTGAGCCTGTCAAAGTGGATCAAGGCAAGGCCTCATCCTCTGGGCCGAAAGTAGTCGAGAATGGTAACCAAGGCTTGACTCCTGAGGAGATCATTCAGAAGAAGCGAGAGGAATTTATTCTCAAGCACACGATGGTGCCTACTGCAAAACCCATGTAAGAGTAAATACATTCATGAATGTCAAGCAAGATATAGTTTAAATAAAGGCCATTCGTACAGGTATATTTTGATTTACTTACAGCAGTGTAGAATGGGCATGCACAGAGCGATTTGTATCGAGTCTGTGCAAGTTTCATTTCAGCAATAAGCAAAGTTTTGATCACCAAGTGGATCATTTACAGTTAAACCACAATTTTGAAGAGCACGAAAGGCATTATCCTCAGATGTGATGAAATTAAATGCAGGTTACATACATTGTTATTGGTTTGCGTGTCCTTATTAGAGTCAGAAAAATGATTGTGTTTTTCTACTATATTAATATGCATTGAAATGATcacactttcttttttacaataACTAGAAGGTTTTTGTCAGTCTCACAGTGTAAAGCATGTCTAATTGTTTATTTCTGATTGCTTAATTCTGATAATCTGTCATCCCAGTCACAGTAAGTCCCCAAAGCCTCAGAAGCCTAAGGAGAAACAAATGCGTGTTTGGGACATGGGTGGTAGCAGCACCAAGGAACTGGACTACAGTGGAAGGAATGGAGATGGTTCCCAAAATGGTGGCGATCAGAACCAGGACGCACACATTGACCTGGTATGTACCCCACCCCTCCAGTCCCCCCAAAGAGATTTTTAGTTAAAGAGACTTCTCCACTAATCACATtactaatgttaaaataaattcCTAAAATAAAGTCGATGTCGACTCAATGTCCTGGGTGTGTTTCAGGGGATGCAGCTAAGCTCCATGAAGGGTGACCTACTGTCTGTGGACTATGAGTCCAGCGaggaagaggagatggaggttgaagaagaggagaaagtgGTTATCAGTGAAACAAGCAAGACAAGGTAAGAGTGTTTAACTGTTAGATTGTTGTTTAAAGCTCCGTTGTGTAATGTTTTAAggtgattcttagcaaaaaaccctttgttctttcacaaatatgtgctcattcgtatgtaattacttccacctactaatcaaagtattcttgtaagcgtagaatctgccattcagaatacatatgagcgagtcgctcgtatgtattctgccATGTTGCGCCTAAAATAcgttagccaaagagggacatacctccgcctttcgtgcTTTTAAACTCAGTGGcactgtgacgaatgccagggggagattacacgtgactgccggcagatttgaaagcctgttgaagatggaggatcacgctGATACTTGCAttcgtttgggaacctgatagctgatgttagcaatgaaatggtaccaaaataacgaaaACGTAAAACtgttattacactggaaggaacactcaacgacgaagtcgtacttcttggaataatacggccaccgtaggagttaaaacgcgaTCGGattgggaggggctagaaagtaatattcagttggttgtcatgtacaatttcaccgctagataggataaattcttacacaatgtagctttaagggtatattactatataggtatgCTATTGTTACAAAAAACCTGGCATGTCTTGCTTTACGTTTTACAATGAACCATTGCCTAGCTTTGTTTGTTGATTTCAGCTCCAAAAAGGCTGGTGGTTTTGGGGGCATGTTTGGGATGCTGAAGGGCCTGGTGGGCTCCAAGAGCCTGACCCGGGAGGACATGGAGTCAGTACTTGAGAAGATGAGGGAACACCTCATTGGTATGAtatcacagctctctctcactcaccctCTTGATTTTCTGCATCACTTAAAAAGTGCATTGTCTCCTATTCATTCTTCTCCTTTATGATCCAAAAGCAAAGAATGTAGCAGCTGACATCTCCTCCCAGCTCTGTGACTCTGTAGCCAAAAAACTGGAGGGCAAAGTCATGGGCACATTCACCAGTAAGTACACTTTCACATACCCACAATCCTCCCCTGCTTTCTtcaattctttatttatttggtgCAAGGATTAGTTGCAACACAATGTGCGTCTTCTCTGCCTTCACTCCTCCGAGAGCACGGGCCTACATGCTACATGCTAGGAAATGTGATTACAGTAATGCGTTTTCCCCAACATTGTATGATAACCACAGTACATCGATTAAAACAGGATCATCCCCTCAGTTTAACTACACAgcatgtgatttaaaatgttgcTCCGACCAAAATGTTGTACTTGTAAACATCCCACATATGGTGAAGTTAAATGGGATTAGTGTTGCAAgaccacttgcatattttatattgtaGATGTTTTTATTGAATTAGCCCCCTTATTTGTTGGTTGAGATTTAGCAGTAAATCCATACTGAGATTCACAACAGTGCGACTTGCCCATCAGCCTCTCTGTGTACAGTTTTCTATTTATACATGTTAGTCTCTATATCAGTTCTCAATATTAGCTCATGATTTTCACAACCAAAGTGTACTTTAGAAGGTGTACTTTCATTATCCTATTGATGACAATGAAGTATTATTTGGGTGCTCTCACCCTAGTCCAAAGCTCAATATAGTCACTATAATCATGTCATTCTAACAAAATTAGATCATTTGTGTAAGTAAATAACAGTATGAATGCATTATGTAGGGATAccctaactgtgtgtgtgtgtgtgtgtgtgtgtgtgtgtgtgtgtgtgtgtgtgtgtgtgtgtgtgtgtgtgtgtgtgtgtgtgtgtgtgtgtgtgtgtgtgtgtgtagctgtggcCTCAATGGTAAAGCAGGCTCTGCAGGACTCACTGGTGCAGATCTTGCAGCCCAAGCGAAGGGTAGATATTCTGAGAGATGTCATGGAGGCGCAGAGCCAGCGAAGGCCTTTTGTCATTACTTTTTGTGGTGTCAATGGGGTTGGAAAGTCCACCAACCTGGCCAAGGTGAGTTGTCATTGTTAAAAGTGTAATGACATGTACTCCAAACTCAAAAGAGACCATTTTCCTCCAAGTGCCCCAATGTTCCTGTGGTTTGCTGACCATTTACCCACACAGGCAATCAGtccgaggtgtgtgtgtgtgtgtgtgtgtgtgtgtgtgtgtgtttttttttaaaggacaaatccggcgcaaaaatgaacctaggagtaaattacatatgtgtaccgagtcgtccgctctctgggatttgttatcatgctaatcaaatgtgaccagtttcatcGCAAAGCGCTAATTAGCTTACagagctagtcgtcggggcacgaggaaagtaaaaagaaatcgctatttctataccactaacaaggctcaaaatagcaccacacttccatggtagcataatgagggtccctacatgtaaaccgaagcattgagaactttgtaagtgtacagacagtttattaaaaagatagatagtACTGTTCATgtatacatgcgggcgccatcttgggaaagcagtcatgaccagtcgaacgacgaacagCCGtacaaccagtaaccagtaacatagctcaagcacggcgttcatCGTTCGGCTGGTCGTGACagctttcccaagatggcgccttcgctatgctaccgtggaagtgtggtgctattttgagccttgttattggtatagaaatagcgatttctttttactttccttgtgccccgacgactagcgttacaATGATAATGATATGAGACttgatatcgtcttagattttggatatcgtaatatggcataactgttgtcttttcctggttttaaaggctgcattacagtaaagtgatgtcattttctgaacttaccagactgttctagctgttctataatttgcctttacccacttagtcattatatccacattactgatgattattcatctaaactctcattgtgtaaatattttgtaaaaagcaccaatagtcaaccctacaatatcgagatatttggtcaaaaatatcgtgatattctgttttctccatatcgcccagccctactcggtacacatgtgtaattaacccctaggttcattttgcgccggatttggcCTTTAAGGAAGAGGGTTACATTTCTGAGATTGAGTGCTATCATCATGGGGGGCATCGGTCAGAATGCATGAGCCACGAGCCTTCAGTCCACTTAACAAAGTTTATTTCCACACAAGAAGTGGTGATGCAAATGATAaggacaacaaaaaaacacacatgggCCGGTGAGTCtagaagaaaacaaatacaacacaaattAGAACTAACAAAAGTCAATAGCCTCACAAGTCCATCGTCAAGAAATAAGGATAAACAAAGCTGTCAGTTTATTAACTTGGACATGTTATTAAGAATCAACATGCAAAAtataactagagatgttccgataccgataccagtacatgctaaaatgctggtatcaatatcaggaagtactggagtttatgcaccgatccgataccacgtaataaagccctaaagaaaatctacgttaaagtagtttatttatgttctttttccttttataaCTGACtctcaaactgcataataaaagaaagttctgtgcattcatgtttcacaaagagtttaacctgagccagaccgacaacaaagatagaaataatatcacatccatacagggatagtagtatacagctgttaaaacataataaaatatgacacgctggtatcagatcagtactcggtatcggctgatacgcaagttcaggtatcggaatcggtatcgggaagcaaaaaatggtatcgggccatctctaaatATAACTAATCTGACCAGCTGCCCCATGTGAAGGTGAAagagagtgactgagagggTGCAGCCTGAAATAAAGAGGGACCAGGTGAACTCAATCAGGTAATTAGGGGTGACAGGTTGAAGCATAAAACCACTCAGTAACGAAGAAAGGTACAGGAAGTGAGAAAAGTAAAATAAGACAATAATTGAAAATAGGGATCTTTACCAGTGTGGAGCCCTTTCTCATTTCCCAAATTTGTACGTCCTCGACTCCTTGATCCTCGATCCTCTGGTTTGTGATCCTGGAAATCCTTCTCAGCGCGCCATGTTGAAGGATGTCCCAATTCATAAAGTGCACATCGAGGATTGAGGAGGCTTCTtggacaagttataattgaggatACACCGACGTATCCTCAGCTGATGTCGTTTTACCCGTGGCATGTAAACAACGAGGCGTGACAGAGCgagcagaggagagagggagagaaaaggggagagagagagagagagagagagagagagagagagagagcgataatAGAATTATATCCGCGGACCCGTGGTTAATCTAATGTTACGAATCAGGTCGGTCGGATCATACAAATTAAAATTCTGATTAATAGCGGGTCTTCAAATATTTGAGTTGGTGTTATGGGTGGGCCACGCAGACAAAATCAATATTTTCAACAATTATTTCAACATTATGTCAGGGGTAGCCGTGCATTGCCAGACATAtcgccacagcgctgtgtcagcactagagtatggtctggctacgccacttatctattctgggataggggaaacaaacgctctggcttgtttgtatttctttaaagcaatcacaattgtcttggacAGTGCAGATAATGTGAGAGAAGCGCTAGATGTAAGCCAGACTTATCATACTcaagtattaaaaaaacaaacatgttctattcaagtgttcTAAACAGTGAGCAAGTATGAACAACAGcatgacaaaatgtcaaaatgtcttctgtgaaaaatgGCCTATTCTTGAATATGTAAACaggattgtttttatttttttaaatatttgcccAGCTCTAGATGTCAGATCTCTTGCTTCAGagtgtacattttaaatattggtATATATGTTTTACACTTTTCTTCTCACGTCCACATTGTGTCTTACcaaatgtgtctctgtcttgCTTCAGATCTCTTTCTGGCTGATAGAGAATGGTTTCACTGTGCTGATCGCAGCCTGTGACACGTTCCGTGCCGGAGCCGTGGAGCAACTCCGCAC
It contains:
- the tirap gene encoding toll/interleukin-1 receptor domain-containing adapter protein, whose amino-acid sequence is MHGWIQKVLKSRASVSARREQEAKKSVSSVDSVTTSPSSTSSCASLSSSSSSSLETFPSKPQQPQSALSSLLRWSRKYDVLVCHSSVDSDIEEAVHLVSFLEASPCSLRCFLWQRDTCPGGAMSTELCQAVQNSHLRALLITPHFLQDDWCKYMMHQALAEGPMSNRIIPLVQNLSHSQYPQELRFYFYIDLSRNPDQGYALVNKTVLKYLKDLVKNEKTFDCSMDTNGLGGEGSPRKDNLMSKYFPTEASIPLEEIEKRDESFNDGDKGQVALN
- the srpra gene encoding signal recognition particle receptor subunit alpha, producing MLDFFTIFSKGGIVLWCFQGAGVTESFTGPVNALIRSVILQERSGNNSYTHEALSLKYKLDNEFELIFVVGFQKILTLTYVDKFIDDIQLHFRDRYKNELEQKGALKLIQNNFEFDDDFKMLLREAEESSKARSHATMRTFKESEKSQKTVKSMIETKGGEKVKEPGGKKNKNTKKEAPAAEPVKVDQGKASSSGPKVVENGNQGLTPEEIIQKKREEFILKHTMVPTAKPIHSKSPKPQKPKEKQMRVWDMGGSSTKELDYSGRNGDGSQNGGDQNQDAHIDLGMQLSSMKGDLLSVDYESSEEEEMEVEEEEKVVISETSKTSSKKAGGFGGMFGMLKGLVGSKSLTREDMESVLEKMREHLIAKNVAADISSQLCDSVAKKLEGKVMGTFTTVASMVKQALQDSLVQILQPKRRVDILRDVMEAQSQRRPFVITFCGVNGVGKSTNLAKISFWLIENGFTVLIAACDTFRAGAVEQLRTHQRRLNSLHPPQQHGGRPVVQLYEKGYGKDAAGIAMEAIAYARNQAFDVVLVDTAGRMQDNAPLMTALAKLIAVNMPDLVLFVGEALVGNEAVDQLVKFNQALADHSMSDKPRLIDGIVLTKFDTIDDKVGAAISMTYITGQPIVFVGTGQTYNDLRSLNARAVVSALMKA